The Pseudomonas sp. SCA2728.1_7 DNA segment GAGCCTGCTCGCGATAGCGGTCTGTCAGGCGCTACTTAAGCCTGAGCCAACTCCGCATGCTCATCAGCATCCAGCAGCTCTTTATCGGTCTGCTGCATCACCTGACTGGTAATCGCACCAGCGGTAATCGAACCACTCACGTTCAACGCCGTACGGCCCATATCGATCAGCGGCTCAACCGAAATCAGCAACGCCACCAGTGACACCGGCAAACCCATCGCCGGCAGCACGATCAGCGCCGCGAACGTCGCGCCGCCACCGACCCCGGCCACGCCCGCCGAGCTCAACGTCACAATCGCCACCAGCGTCGCGATCCACAGCGGATCCAGCGGGTTGATGCCCACGGTCGGCGCAACCATCACTGCCAACATCGCCGGATACAGACCCGCGCAGCCGTTCTGGCCGATGGTCGCACCGAACGACGCGGCAAAACTCGCCACCGATTGCGGAATGCCCAGACGACGCGTCTGCGCTTCAATGCTCAGCGGAATGCTCGCGGCACTGGAACGGCTGGTGAACGCGAACGTCAGCACCGGCCAGATCTTGCGGAAGAAACGCAGCGGGTTGATCCCGGCCGCCGACACCAGCAAACCGTGCACGACAAACATCAGGCCCAGACCGAGGTACGACACGACGACAAAACTGCCGAGCTTGATGATGTCCTGCAGGTTGGAACCGGCGACCACTTTGGTCATCAGCGCCAACACGCCGTAAGGGGTCAGCTTCATCACCAGACGTACCAGACGCATCACCCAGGCTTGCAGGGTGTCGATGGCGTTGATCACTTTTTGACCTTTTTCGACGTCATCCTTGAGCAGTTGCAGCGCGGCAACCCCGAGGAATGCGGCGAAAATCACTACGCTGATGATCGAGGTCGGCTTGGCCCGTGCCAGATCGGCGAACGGGTTCTGCGGGATGAACGACAGCAGCAGTTGCGGCACATTCAGGTCGGCAACCTTGCCGGCGTAGTCAGTCTGAATGGTTTGCAGACGGGCCATTTCCTGGGTACCGGCGACCAGACCTTCAGCGGTGAGGCCGAACAGGTTGGTCAGGCCGATGCCGATCAGCGCGGCAATCGCGGTGGTGAACAGCAGGGTGCCGATGGTCAGGAAACTGATCTTGCCCAGCGACGAAGCATTGTGCAGGCGCGCCACGGCGCTGAGGATCGAGGCGAACACCAGCGGGATAACGATCATTTGCAGCAACTGCACGTAGCCGTTGCCGACCAGATCGAACCAGCCGATCGAGGCTTTCAGCACCGGGTTGCCGGCACCGTAAACGGTGTGCAGGGCCACGCCGAACGCGACGCCCATCGCCAGCGCGAGCAGGACTTTTTTCGCCAGGCTCCACGTGGTGTGGCGGGTTTGTGCCAGACCGAAGAGCAGGGCGAGGAACACCAGCAGATTGAGGATCAGCGGCAGATTCATGAAAACTCCGATAAGACTTGTGCCAGTCGCGTTCTTGGGCAACTGCGAACCGGCAAGCCTAACAGTTTGATTTGCAATGAATTAATACCAAAATCGCAGGTCGTCCGTCGTTTTTGGAATAAGGCTGTGTTGCTCTCGGCAATGCATCTGGCGCAATAGGGACGTGGGCGGTCGCTGACAGACGAGGACTGTCACACTTATTTGTTAGCGTCGATCTCTTTGAATCAGGGAGAAGAGGCTTATGAAGTTCGCACCGAAATTTCTGGCTGTCGCACTGGCTGTGGGCATGGGTCTGGCCACTCAGGCTTTCGCCACCGACCTGAAACACTGGCCGGCCGATCAGGCCAAAGCGCTGGACGCGATGATCGCGGCCAACGCCAACAAGGGTAACTACGCGGTGTTCGACATGGACAACACCAGTTACCGCTACGACCTCGAAGAGTCGTTGTTACCGTTCATGGAAAACAAGGGCCTGATCACCCGCGACAAACTCGATCCTTCCCTGAAACTGATGCCGTTCAAGGACACCGCCGACCATAAGGAAAGCCTGTTCAGTTACTACTATCGTCTTTGCGAAGTCGACGACATGGTCTGCTACCCATGGGTGGCGCAGGTGTTCTCCGGCTTCACCCTCAAGGAACTCAAAGGCTACGTCGACGAGCTGATGGCTTCGGGCAAACCGGTGCCCGCGACCTATTACGAAGGCGATGTGGTGAAGAAACTCGACGTCAATCCGCCGAAAATCTTCACCGGCCAGCAAGAGCTGTACAACAAGCTGATGGAGAACGGCATCGAGGTCTACGTGATGACCGCAGCCTCGGAAGAGCTGGTGCGCATGGTCGCGGCGGATCCGAAGTATGGCTACAACGTCAAACCGCAGAACGTCATTGGCGTGACCACGCTGCTGAAGAACCGCGAAACCAACGAACTGACCACTGCACGCAAGCAGATCACTGCTGGGAAGTATGACGAGAAGGCCAACCTTGGCCTGGAGTTGACGCCGTACCTGTGGACCCCAGCGACGTGGATGGCCGGCAAGCACGCGGCGATTCTCACCTACATCGACGAGTGGAAAAAACCGGTACTGGTTGGCGGCGATACCCCGACCAGTGACGGTTACATGCTGTTCCACGATGTTGACGTGGCCAAGGGCGGGATTCACTTGTGGATCAACCGCAAGGACAAGTACATGACGCAGTTGAACGGCATGATGGCCAAGCATGCGGCGGCGCAGGCCAAGGAAGGTTTGCCGGTGACGGCGGACAAGAACTGGGTGATCGTCAAGCCTGAAGAGATTTAGTAAGACCGGGTCGCTCCCATCGCGAGCAGGCTCACTCCTACAATTGGAATGCGTTCACCTGTAGGAGTGAGCCTGCTCGCGATGGGGCCCTCATGCTCACCAACAACTTTAGCCCGACAAAAAAATGCCCCGCACATTGGCGGGGCATTTTGTCTCGGCGATTTGACGCTTACAGCCCGTCGAGCATCGCTTTGTTACGCACAGCACCCTTGTCGGCACTGGTCGCCAGCAGGGCGTAGGCCTTCAGTGCGGTGGTCACTTTACGTGGACGCACTTCAACCGGTTTCCAGCCTTTCTTGTCCTGCTCGGCACGGCGTGCAGCCAGTTCTTCGTCGCTGACCAACAGGTTGATCGAGCGGTTCGGAATGTCGATCAGCACTTTGTCGCCGTCCTGCACCAGACCGATAGCGCCACCGGCGGCGGCTTCTGGCGAAGCGTGGCCGATGGACAGACCCGAAGTACCGCCAGAGAAACGCCCGTCGGTGAGCAACGCACAGGCTTTGCCCAGGCCTTTGGATTTCAGGTACGAAGTCGGGTAGAGCATTTCCTGCATGCCCGGGCCGCCTTTCGGGCCTTCGTAGCGAATGATGACGATGTCGCCAGCCTTCACTTCGTCAGCGAGGATGCCGCGTACGGCGCTGTCCTGGCTTTCGAAGATCTTCGCGTTGCCTTCGAAAACGTGAATCGACTCGTCAACACCGGCGGTTTTCACCACGCAGCCATCGAGGGCGATGTTGCCGTACAGCACGGCCAGG contains these protein-coding regions:
- a CDS encoding L-cystine transporter; amino-acid sequence: MNLPLILNLLVFLALLFGLAQTRHTTWSLAKKVLLALAMGVAFGVALHTVYGAGNPVLKASIGWFDLVGNGYVQLLQMIVIPLVFASILSAVARLHNASSLGKISFLTIGTLLFTTAIAALIGIGLTNLFGLTAEGLVAGTQEMARLQTIQTDYAGKVADLNVPQLLLSFIPQNPFADLARAKPTSIISVVIFAAFLGVAALQLLKDDVEKGQKVINAIDTLQAWVMRLVRLVMKLTPYGVLALMTKVVAGSNLQDIIKLGSFVVVSYLGLGLMFVVHGLLVSAAGINPLRFFRKIWPVLTFAFTSRSSAASIPLSIEAQTRRLGIPQSVASFAASFGATIGQNGCAGLYPAMLAVMVAPTVGINPLDPLWIATLVAIVTLSSAGVAGVGGGATFAALIVLPAMGLPVSLVALLISVEPLIDMGRTALNVSGSITAGAITSQVMQQTDKELLDADEHAELAQA
- a CDS encoding haloacid dehalogenase-like hydrolase; the protein is MKFAPKFLAVALAVGMGLATQAFATDLKHWPADQAKALDAMIAANANKGNYAVFDMDNTSYRYDLEESLLPFMENKGLITRDKLDPSLKLMPFKDTADHKESLFSYYYRLCEVDDMVCYPWVAQVFSGFTLKELKGYVDELMASGKPVPATYYEGDVVKKLDVNPPKIFTGQQELYNKLMENGIEVYVMTAASEELVRMVAADPKYGYNVKPQNVIGVTTLLKNRETNELTTARKQITAGKYDEKANLGLELTPYLWTPATWMAGKHAAILTYIDEWKKPVLVGGDTPTSDGYMLFHDVDVAKGGIHLWINRKDKYMTQLNGMMAKHAAAQAKEGLPVTADKNWVIVKPEEI